The Actinopolyspora erythraea genome has a segment encoding these proteins:
- a CDS encoding DUF3558 domain-containing protein gives MRNTVTTGISLAAGLLLLAGCSGGGQTGQAAQDTTDTGTSAPSSTSGVSLPERTAPAKSLDLADPCTIITKQQQNNLGASQPPEKTSINEKIGCKYQKGDSGAKDGWFVFISVDPKRTAEEFVSKRPTGQEINISGYPAYKLKNFPNCQIVVDIANSGSLFINGGIRFQESRPDPCPIFTEFAETAVENLSEA, from the coding sequence ATGCGTAACACCGTCACCACCGGAATCTCCCTGGCAGCCGGACTGCTGCTGCTCGCCGGATGCAGCGGTGGTGGCCAGACCGGCCAAGCGGCGCAGGACACCACCGACACCGGCACAAGCGCCCCCAGCAGCACCTCCGGGGTGAGCTTGCCGGAGCGCACCGCACCCGCCAAGTCCCTCGACCTCGCAGACCCCTGCACCATCATCACGAAGCAACAACAGAACAACCTGGGGGCCAGCCAACCACCAGAAAAAACCAGCATCAACGAAAAAATAGGGTGCAAATACCAAAAAGGGGACTCGGGAGCCAAAGATGGATGGTTTGTCTTTATCTCAGTAGATCCCAAAAGAACAGCAGAAGAATTTGTCAGCAAACGCCCCACCGGGCAAGAAATAAATATTTCCGGATATCCGGCCTACAAACTGAAAAATTTCCCCAACTGTCAGATTGTCGTTGACATCGCAAACTCCGGATCGCTTTTCATTAATGGGGGAATCAGGTTTCAGGAGAGCCGGCCGGATCCCTGTCCGATCTTCACCGAGTTCGCCGAGACCGCTGTCGAGAACCTATCTGAAGCATGA
- a CDS encoding DUF3558 family protein, which yields MAAGATEPVNADGTRLHGKPQPVSRNTVATGVSLAAGLLLAGCGGGQTGQAAQDTTDTGTSSSTSSAPGAGLPERTAPAKSLDLADPCAIITRQQATELGVNQPLENANSNGKEGCRYQKGNPGTESGWYVFVAADTKRTAQEFSSRSPGGQITNIAGYHAYQVDDGGACMIAVDVSNQGSIFINGITRLQENRTAACPISTEFAEAAIKNLPEA from the coding sequence GTGGCAGCCGGAGCAACGGAACCGGTCAACGCGGACGGCACACGACTACACGGGAAGCCGCAGCCGGTATCGCGTAACACCGTCGCCACGGGGGTCTCCCTGGCAGCGGGACTGCTGCTCGCCGGATGCGGTGGTGGTCAGACCGGCCAAGCGGCGCAGGACACCACCGACACCGGCACGAGCAGCAGCACCAGCAGCGCACCCGGAGCGGGCCTGCCGGAGCGCACCGCACCCGCCAAATCCCTCGACCTCGCAGACCCCTGCGCCATCATCACGCGACAACAAGCAACCGAACTCGGAGTCAACCAGCCGTTGGAAAATGCTAATTCCAATGGAAAGGAGGGATGTCGGTACCAAAAAGGGAACCCCGGCACCGAGAGTGGTTGGTACGTATTCGTCGCCGCAGACACAAAACGGACCGCACAAGAGTTCTCTTCACGAAGCCCAGGAGGTCAAATCACAAACATAGCTGGCTATCATGCATATCAAGTCGATGACGGCGGCGCATGCATGATCGCAGTTGATGTTTCTAACCAGGGGTCAATTTTCATCAACGGCATAACGCGACTTCAAGAAAATCGCACTGCCGCTTGCCCAATCTCTACCGAGTTCGCCGAAGCCGCGATCAAGAACCTGCCCGAAGCCTGA
- a CDS encoding ESX secretion-associated protein EspG, which produces MNIELSEQAFHLAWQHFRLGTKPLSLNVLPEGLTESERRDVEQRSWEELRRLGFGDRDAEDAVSGVFFPLDRYRDSFDLVYRYLSEEGEHRRTALAANGPASSALAVREGGVVRLRQLGADDAPHRAVVGVLPELTPGPGKAVSVPSDQLDAAAAEAGDSGRAMREALLRRGVRRDDAGTLVEMAGGERVGYAQFGAARMDRRGNRSRAPMVTNCFATPNGWYLMEEITRSGRAWTTFAPIDRNRLSERVRDLARSIGPE; this is translated from the coding sequence GTGAACATCGAACTTTCCGAACAGGCGTTCCACCTCGCCTGGCAGCACTTCCGGCTCGGCACGAAACCGCTCTCGCTGAACGTCCTGCCCGAAGGGCTCACCGAGTCGGAGCGGCGCGACGTCGAGCAGCGGAGCTGGGAGGAGTTGCGCCGGCTCGGCTTCGGTGACCGGGACGCCGAGGACGCCGTCTCCGGGGTGTTCTTCCCGCTGGACCGCTACCGGGACTCCTTCGACCTGGTGTACCGCTACCTGTCCGAGGAAGGGGAGCATCGCCGGACGGCGTTGGCCGCGAACGGCCCGGCCAGTTCGGCGCTGGCCGTCCGCGAGGGCGGTGTGGTGCGGTTGCGGCAGTTGGGCGCCGACGACGCCCCGCACCGGGCTGTGGTGGGGGTGCTTCCCGAGTTGACCCCCGGCCCGGGGAAGGCGGTCTCGGTGCCCAGTGACCAGCTCGACGCGGCGGCGGCCGAGGCCGGGGACTCCGGCCGGGCGATGCGCGAGGCGCTGCTGCGGCGAGGGGTGCGTCGTGACGACGCGGGCACTCTCGTGGAGATGGCGGGCGGTGAACGCGTGGGCTACGCCCAGTTCGGAGCCGCGCGGATGGACCGGCGCGGCAACCGTTCCAGGGCACCGATGGTGACCAACTGCTTCGCCACCCCCAACGGGTGGTACCTGATGGAGGAAATCACCCGCAGTGGGCGGGCGTGGACCACCTTCGCCCCGATCGACCGGAACCGGCTGTCGGAGCGGGTGCGCGACCTGGCTCGGAGCATCGGGCCGGAGTGA